TGCAGTTCGCCCGGTTCGTCACGCACGACACCGAACTGGCCGGCCAGCAGCTCAAAGCCGGCGACAAGGTCGGACTGTTCTACTGCTCGGCGAACCGGGACGATGCCGCCTTCGACCAACCGCAGGCGTTCGACCTGCAGCGCTCACCGAACCCGCACCTGGGTTTCGGCGGCGGCGGCCCGCACTTCTGCCTCGGCAACCAGCTGGCCCGCACCGAATTGCGGAATCTGTTCCGCGAGTTGCTGTTCCGGGTCGACGTCGAACTCGGCCAGCCCGACTATCTGTTGAGTAGCTTCGTGCACGGGATCAAGCGGCTCCCGGCGTTCGTGCGGTGAGCGTGAGGCAGGGTATGCGTATCGAAGTGGACCTGGCCAAATGCACCGGGCACGGTATCTGCGAGACGATCGCCGAGGATGTGTTCGAAGTCGACGACGACGGCAGCGTCCGCATCCACGGCGCCGCCCGACCCGAAGCGGACCGGGCGCGGATGCAGCAGGCCGTCACCCAGTGTCCCGCCGCGGCGCTGGCCCTGATCGAGGACTGACCGGTGAAGAAGTACTTCAGCCACACCCTGCTGTATCTGCACGAGACCATCGCGCTGGGCTCCGAGCGCAGCGACCGGTTCACCGAGAAGTTCACCAGCGTGTATCAGCCGATGATGGAACAGCTTGGGGCGCGGCTGTTCTCGATCTGGGAGGCCACACCGTACAACGGGCACTGGCCGCAGGTGACGATCATCTGGGAGCTCGACGCCTTCGCCGACTATGCGCGGGTCGGCCGGGCGCAGGCCCCCGGCGGCAGCCATCGCGAGCCCGCCGCCGAGTGGGCGGACTACCTTGCCGGTATCGGTGCGTCGGGGGAGGGACGGATCATGTACGCCGGGCGCAGCAACCGCCCGCTCCGGGAGCTCCAGGATACGAAATTCACTGCCGGGCTGGTGATCCAGGAGATCATGCAGACCAAACCCGGCAAGCAGGACGACTACATCCGCGAACTGGAGCGGCTGTACGTCCCATGGTCGGAGCGCACCGGCAAGCGCTGGCTCGGGTCGTTCATCACCACGTTCCGGTTCAACGAGGTGATCCACTACTGGGCGCTCGACGGGGACTGGGACTGCTTCGAGAACCACTATCCGTCCTGGAAGGACAGCCCGCCGGCCGAGATCGTGACGTGGATGAGCGTCGCGCCCGCTCTGCGCGACGGCTGGGAGGACTCCATCCTGGCCGCTCTCCCGCCGTCCCCGCTCCGATAATGGCCGTGATGCAGGACTTCTCGTACAGCCCGTTCGATCCGGCGGTGATGGCCGATCCGCGCCCGTTCTACCGGACCCTGCGCGATCAGCACCCGGTGTATTACGTTGACGAACTCGACACCTACGCGCTGTCGCGGTTCGACGACGTCTGGAACGTGCTCGCGATCAACGACGGGACCTTCGTCGCATCCGAGGGAACCCTGCCCGCGGCGGCGGTGCTCGCTCACCGCAATCACGGTCCGGTTGCCGACCCGCCCCTGCATCCGTTGCCGTTCCACGCCAACTTCGACGCGCCGCTCTACGACGACGTCCGGCGCTGCACGGCAGCCCAGTTCCGGCCGAAGTCCGTCGCCGCATGGCAGGACCGCATCCGGGCACTGGCCAACGAGCGTCTCGACGATCTGCTGCCACGCGGCAGCTTCGACCTCACCCAGGACTACGGTGGCATCGTCGCCGCCACCGTGGTGTGTGAATTAGTCGGATTGCCAACTGATTTGGCTGCTGATGTGCTGGCCACCGTCAATGCGGGCAGCCTGGCGCAACCGGGCAGCGGCGTCGAAGTGGCCAACGCCCGGCCGGGATACCTGGAGTACCTGATCCCGATCGTGCAGCAGGTCAGGGCGGGCAGCTTCGGCGGACCGCTGCCGATCGTGGAGAACCTGCTGGCCTACCGGCTGCCCGACGGATCGGCGCTGTCCGACAGTGAAGTGGCCGTCCAGATGCTGGGCGTCTTCATCGGCGGCACCGAGACGGTACCGAAGATCGTCGCGCACGGGTTGTGGGAGCTCAGCCGGCACCCCGAGCAGCTGGCCGCGGTCCGGGCGGATCCCGCGGCCAACGTGCCGGTGGCCCGCGAGGAGATCATCCGCTACTGCGCTCCAGCCCAGTGGTTCGCCCGGACGGTGCGCCGCCCCTTCACCATTCACGACACAACCATCCAGCCGGGCCAGCGCATCATCACCCTGCTGGCGTCGGCCAACCGCGACGAGCGCGAGTTCGACGAGCCGGAGACCTTCCGCTGGGACCGTCCGATCGAGCGGTCGCTGGCGTTCGGAAGGGGCCAGCATTTCTGCCTGGGCTATCACATGGCCCGCCTGGAGATCGCGGTGATGCTGCAGGAGTGGCTGCGCCGCGTCCCCGACTACCGTATCGACGCCGATCGCGCCCTGCGGCCGCCGTCGAGTTTCCAGTGGGGCTGGAACAGCGTCCCGGTCCACGTGTGAGCGGGCGGCCACCTGCGCAGTAAACACCTTGATTTACTTCTCGGCGGTGTGTTGACTGGCTGCGGTGAGCTCTGCCAAAGACCCTCGCACTGATCGGTCGTCGATCACGCGTGACGCGCTGCTGGTGGCCGCCGAACGCCTCTTCGCCGAGAACGGTCTGTATGCGGTGTCGAACCGGCAGATCAGCGAGGCCGCCGGCCAGGGCAACAACGCGGCTGCCTGCTACCACTTCGGTTCTCGAGCGGATCTGCTGCGTGCGATCGAGGCTCGCCACCACGGCGCGATCGACGAGATCCGCCGAGGCAAGCTGGCTGATCTGCCGCCCAACCCTCAGCTGCGGGATTGGATCGGCGTCCTGGTCCATCCGTTGACCGAGCATCTGCACGCGCTGGGTGCGGCGTCGACCTACGCACGTTTCGCGGCGCAGGTGATGGCCGACCCCGCCTGCCGGGAGGCCGTGGGATCCGATGCGATGACCTCGGAGCGGATGCTCAAAACGGTGCGCGGGATCAACCGGTGTTTGCCGGCCCGCCCGAAACGCGTCCGGATCATCCGGTGGACGATGGCGCGAAACCTGTTGATGCACACCTGCGCCGAGATCGAGGGCGAGCAGGCGACCGGCGCAGCGTCAGCGAATGCGAACTGGCTGGTGGTCGGTGAGGAATTGGTCGACGCGCTGGTCGGCCTGTGGGCCGCCCCCGCCGATGTCAGGGCTTCTTCCGCCCGGAGTGGCTCAACCGCCACTCTGGCGGGAAGTTGAGGTCGTTGTCCTTGACCACGTTGTTGAGGCCCTTCTCGAAGGTGCCCTCGGTCAGGTCCGGGTAGTTGTCCCGGTCGTTGGTCATCATCGGCAGCATGCCCTCGACCACACCGGTGAGGAGGCTGCCGAAGTACTCGCCCTTGTGCTGCTTGTAGAGCTCGAGGAACGTCTTCTGCACGACGACGGTGTCGGTGGGCCGCGTCTTCGAGCACGCCATCGCGTACTTCAGTGTCTCCGCCTCGAGCTTCTCTCGCGGGACGACACTGTTGATGAAGCCGCACTCATACATCTCGGCGGCGGTGAAAGGCCTTCCAGTGAACAGCATTTCGGAGAACTTACGCAGGCCCATGGTTTCGGCCCACCACCACAGTCGGGGACCCCAGCCGACGTAGCGGAACGCCGGGTGACCGAACAAGGCATCATCGGAGGACACCACCAGGTCGGCGTCACCGGCTTGGTAGAAGTGCCAGCCGTAGCAGTATCCCTTCGCCTCCACGATGGTCACCTTCTTGCACTCCTGCAGCGGCCGGTTGCCGGCACGCGCCTTGGCATAGTGGTCGGTGAGTGTGTACAGGTAACGGTAGGAGTCGCCGGGCGGGTACTTCACGCTGTCGTCGTTGATCGAAAGTTCGTGCAGCAGAGATGTTCCCGGATTCTCCAGCATCTCGCGCTGTTCCGGCAGGTCACCACCGCTACCGAAGTCGTTTCCTTCACCGCGGATCACCACCACCTTCACGTCGTCGTCGACGTTGCACTTGCGGATCATGTCGGCGAAGTTCTGCCGCATCCCCATGGTGGTCGAGTTGAGTTCCGCGGGTCGGTCAAAGGTGATGTAAGCAATGCGATTAGCGAGATCCTTCTCGAACTTGATGTAGGGCTCCGCTTCACGCTTCATCTGCTCGTAATCGTGTTCCATGGTGCGGATCTCCCGTCGTGCACGCAATGATGCTGCCGACAGCGAACGGCAGCGCTATGCGTGCAACATAACGGGATTCACGCGTCACCCGCAATAAATCACGCAATTTACTTTGCGATGATGCGGCTCACCCGGCCGTGACGAGGTCCGCCGGTACCGCTTCCAGGCGCGCCGGGACGTGCTTGTGCCAGGGCGTTCCGGCGTAAGGATCGCGCCACTCGGTGGAGGTGAGCGCGTTCGGGGCGACGCCGGGAACGCGGCGTTGCCCGTCGGCGTCGACGTAGTCCAGCCCGAAACCGTTGGGCAGTGCGGCGTGCCCGGCCATCATGGTCTCGCTGATCTCGACGGTGGCCTCGGCGCTTCCCGCAGCGGTGGTGATCCGGACGCGACCGCCGTCGACCAGGCCGAGTGCTGCCGCGTCTTCGACACTGACGCGCAGAGCACCGTTGGCGTCGCGCTTGCGCCAGGACGGATCCCGCAGAATGTCGTTGGCGGTGAAGGCCCGACGCTCGCCGGCGGACAGCACGATCGGGAACTCCGGGTCGGTCAGGTCCGGCCGGTCGTCGGCCAGCGCGCGGATGTCGTCGAGCATCTCCGGGATCACCAGTGCGATCTTGCGGTCGGGGTGACTGATCAACGCCCAGTCGTCGGCGTACTCGTGCACGCTGAACGTCACCCCGGACTTGCTGGTCAGAATCGCGTCGAACAGCGCGTTGCCGTCGGCGTGCCCGGCCCGGCGCACCGCGTCGGGGTAGGTGACGGCGGCTTTCTGCGCCAGCCCCCAGAGGGCGGCCGCGCCGGCCAACCCGTCGGGCAGCGTCGGACCGAGCGTCTCGTACAGCACAAAGGGCAACGCCTTGCCCAGCGCCGGGTTTGCGGCGAGCTCGGTGAAGAAGGCTTGGGTATAGGCGTCGCGCCCCTGCCTGGCGGCGTCGCGCAGCGGGCGGAGGTCGTCATCGCTGATCACGCCGAGCGCCCGCACCAGCCGCGCCCAGATTTCGGGTTCGGGCAGCGTGCCCGGTGCCGGCTCGAAGAGCCGGTGACGTAGATGAAACTCGTTGCGCGGGAACTCGAAATTGAAGAACGTGGCTTCCGGCTTCTCGAACTGATTGGCGGCGGGCAGCACGTAGTGCGCGAGCCGCGCCGTCTCTGTCATCGCGACGTCGACCACCACCAGCAACTCCAGGGACTCGAATGCCGCGCGGCAGTTCTCCGAATCGGCGATCGAATGGGCGGGGTTGGCGCTCTCGACGATCATGGCCCGGAACCGATCGGGGTGGTCGGTCAAGATTTCTTCAGGCACGACGTTCGACGGCACCAGCCCGGCGATGATCGGCGCGCCGGTCACCGGGGAGCGCCCGACACCGCTCAGGCTGAACAGTGGTGCGAACGACGAATGAAGATGCTGTCCGCCAGGTTTGGCGAAACTGCCGGTCAGGATCCAGAGCAGCTTGTTGAGGTAGGAGCACAGCGTGCTGTTGGGCGCCTGCTGGACGCCGAGGTCCTCGAAGACGGCGACCGAGTCAGCTGCCGCGATGCGGCGGGCGGCAGTGCGCAACAACTCCTCGTCGACACCGCTGCGTTCGGCGTACTCGGCGATCGGCACCGTCGCCAGCACCGCGCGCACGTCGTCGGCACCGTGCACATGCTCGGCGAGAAAGGCTTCGTTGCAGAGGTTTTCCTGCACCAGCACCGCGGCCAGCGCTGCCAGGCACCAGGCGTCGGTACCGGGCCGCACCCGGAGATGGAAGTCCGCCATCTTGGCGGTGTCGGTGACCACCGGATCGATGACGATCATCGAGCGGGCCGGGTCCTTGGCGATGTCGTTGAGCACGGTGCGGGCCCGCGGGAAGCTCTGCGACATCCACGGGTTCTTGCCGACGAAGACCGACACCTCGGCGTGCTCGAACTCGCCGCGGGTGTGCCCGCCGTACATCTGGAAGTCCACCCAGGCCTCGCCGGTCTTCTCCTGCGCCAACGCATTCGACCGGTAGCGCGAGCCGAGCAGCTTGAGGAAGGCGCCGCTGTAGGCGCCGCCCAGGTGGTTGCCCTGACCGCCGCCGCCGTAGTAGAAGATCTTCTCCCCGCCGTAGGCGTCCGCAATCCCGCGGAAACCCTCCGCGATCTCGGTGATCGCAGTGTCCCAATCGATTTCCTCGTAGCTGCCGTCGGACCTGCGGCGCATGGGCGAGGTCAGCCGCGACCGATTGTTCTGGTAGTGGTCAAGGCGCAGCGCCTTGTTGCAGGTATAGCCCTGCGACGCGGGGTTGTCCTTGTCGCCGCGGATGCGGGCCAGGGTTCGGCCCTCGGTTTGCACCACGATGCCGCAGTTGCATTCGCAGAGGATGCAGGCAGTGGGTTGCCAGTCAGCGGACATCGGATCTCCTGGGTCCATGGTCGAACTCCTCATCGCGGCTGCGCCGCTTGATCGGTCGTTCGACGGGTGGGTAGTTCGGCTTCGAGCAGGTCGCGCAGTTGCCGATGGACGATGTCGAGTGGTTTGGTGTCGCGCGCCGCGCGGGCGAGCACGATGGCGCCTTCGAGCCCGGCGGTCATCGACACCGCCAACTCCTCGGCTCGGTTTTCGGCGACTCCGTCGGCGATCAGGCGTGCGGCGATCAGGTCGTTCCAGCGGGTGAACGTGGCTGCGGCCCGCTCGAGCGCCGGGTTGTCCTTGCCCGGCTCACCGGCTTCCACGGCGACGGCCAGTATCGGGCAGCCGGCGCGGTAGTCGCTCTCTATGAGGTTCTTTCGATAGAAACGCACCAGCCCGTCGAGCGCTTCAATGCCACTGCCCGCCTTGGCCATCCGCGCGGCGACGAAGTCGGCCACGTAATCGACGGCTTCACAGAGCAACTGGGTGCGACCGCCGGGGAAGTAGTGGTACGCCGAACCGCGGGGCGCCCCGCTGTGCGCCAGGACGTCGGCGATCGCCGTGGACTGCGCTCCGCGCTCGCGGATCAACAGTGCGGCCGAGGCGACCATCCGCTCGCGGGGGCTCGTCATGCCTATGTATGTAACCATACATAATCGAGAGGCGCCAGAGTCTGTAGCCGGGCGCGCGTGCATCACCGGCGCAGCGGTACCGTCGCGCGAATGTCGTACTTCAGCAGGGTGTCCGAGAACTCCTTCCGGGCCCACGAGCATGCCGGCGGAGCGTGGAACCTCGCCGAACAGCACATTGCCCCGTCGCTCGGACTGCTCGCGCACGCC
This is a stretch of genomic DNA from Mycobacterium sp. ELW1. It encodes these proteins:
- a CDS encoding ferredoxin; amino-acid sequence: MRIEVDLAKCTGHGICETIAEDVFEVDDDGSVRIHGAARPEADRARMQQAVTQCPAAALALIED
- a CDS encoding NIPSNAP family protein, with the translated sequence MKKYFSHTLLYLHETIALGSERSDRFTEKFTSVYQPMMEQLGARLFSIWEATPYNGHWPQVTIIWELDAFADYARVGRAQAPGGSHREPAAEWADYLAGIGASGEGRIMYAGRSNRPLRELQDTKFTAGLVIQEIMQTKPGKQDDYIRELERLYVPWSERTGKRWLGSFITTFRFNEVIHYWALDGDWDCFENHYPSWKDSPPAEIVTWMSVAPALRDGWEDSILAALPPSPLR
- a CDS encoding cytochrome P450, coding for MAVMQDFSYSPFDPAVMADPRPFYRTLRDQHPVYYVDELDTYALSRFDDVWNVLAINDGTFVASEGTLPAAAVLAHRNHGPVADPPLHPLPFHANFDAPLYDDVRRCTAAQFRPKSVAAWQDRIRALANERLDDLLPRGSFDLTQDYGGIVAATVVCELVGLPTDLAADVLATVNAGSLAQPGSGVEVANARPGYLEYLIPIVQQVRAGSFGGPLPIVENLLAYRLPDGSALSDSEVAVQMLGVFIGGTETVPKIVAHGLWELSRHPEQLAAVRADPAANVPVAREEIIRYCAPAQWFARTVRRPFTIHDTTIQPGQRIITLLASANRDEREFDEPETFRWDRPIERSLAFGRGQHFCLGYHMARLEIAVMLQEWLRRVPDYRIDADRALRPPSSFQWGWNSVPVHV
- a CDS encoding TetR family transcriptional regulator, translated to MSSAKDPRTDRSSITRDALLVAAERLFAENGLYAVSNRQISEAAGQGNNAAACYHFGSRADLLRAIEARHHGAIDEIRRGKLADLPPNPQLRDWIGVLVHPLTEHLHALGAASTYARFAAQVMADPACREAVGSDAMTSERMLKTVRGINRCLPARPKRVRIIRWTMARNLLMHTCAEIEGEQATGAASANANWLVVGEELVDALVGLWAAPADVRASSARSGSTATLAGS
- a CDS encoding enoyl-CoA hydratase/isomerase family protein, producing MEHDYEQMKREAEPYIKFEKDLANRIAYITFDRPAELNSTTMGMRQNFADMIRKCNVDDDVKVVVIRGEGNDFGSGGDLPEQREMLENPGTSLLHELSINDDSVKYPPGDSYRYLYTLTDHYAKARAGNRPLQECKKVTIVEAKGYCYGWHFYQAGDADLVVSSDDALFGHPAFRYVGWGPRLWWWAETMGLRKFSEMLFTGRPFTAAEMYECGFINSVVPREKLEAETLKYAMACSKTRPTDTVVVQKTFLELYKQHKGEYFGSLLTGVVEGMLPMMTNDRDNYPDLTEGTFEKGLNNVVKDNDLNFPPEWRLSHSGRKKP
- a CDS encoding molybdopterin-dependent oxidoreductase gives rise to the protein MSADWQPTACILCECNCGIVVQTEGRTLARIRGDKDNPASQGYTCNKALRLDHYQNNRSRLTSPMRRRSDGSYEEIDWDTAITEIAEGFRGIADAYGGEKIFYYGGGGQGNHLGGAYSGAFLKLLGSRYRSNALAQEKTGEAWVDFQMYGGHTRGEFEHAEVSVFVGKNPWMSQSFPRARTVLNDIAKDPARSMIVIDPVVTDTAKMADFHLRVRPGTDAWCLAALAAVLVQENLCNEAFLAEHVHGADDVRAVLATVPIAEYAERSGVDEELLRTAARRIAAADSVAVFEDLGVQQAPNSTLCSYLNKLLWILTGSFAKPGGQHLHSSFAPLFSLSGVGRSPVTGAPIIAGLVPSNVVPEEILTDHPDRFRAMIVESANPAHSIADSENCRAAFESLELLVVVDVAMTETARLAHYVLPAANQFEKPEATFFNFEFPRNEFHLRHRLFEPAPGTLPEPEIWARLVRALGVISDDDLRPLRDAARQGRDAYTQAFFTELAANPALGKALPFVLYETLGPTLPDGLAGAAALWGLAQKAAVTYPDAVRRAGHADGNALFDAILTSKSGVTFSVHEYADDWALISHPDRKIALVIPEMLDDIRALADDRPDLTDPEFPIVLSAGERRAFTANDILRDPSWRKRDANGALRVSVEDAAALGLVDGGRVRITTAAGSAEATVEISETMMAGHAALPNGFGLDYVDADGQRRVPGVAPNALTSTEWRDPYAGTPWHKHVPARLEAVPADLVTAG
- a CDS encoding TetR/AcrR family transcriptional regulator, whose protein sequence is MTSPRERMVASAALLIRERGAQSTAIADVLAHSGAPRGSAYHYFPGGRTQLLCEAVDYVADFVAARMAKAGSGIEALDGLVRFYRKNLIESDYRAGCPILAVAVEAGEPGKDNPALERAAATFTRWNDLIAARLIADGVAENRAEELAVSMTAGLEGAIVLARAARDTKPLDIVHRQLRDLLEAELPTRRTTDQAAQPR